The Terriglobia bacterium nucleotide sequence GGCGCGACCGAAGCGTTGGGTTCGGCAATCAGGCTCTTGAGCCGCGCTCCGCGCGTCGCAGACGTTGCAAGATGTTCTTGGATGCCGCGCGTACGGCCGAGCCAAGCTGCACGAGCAGTTTTCCCCACCGTGCTTGCCGCGCATAGACGCGCGCCAGCCGCAGCCGAATCTTCACTCGCGCTTCGCCGCCGGCGGCGCACATCCGGTAGAACTGCACTGCGCGCGCCAGGTCGCCGCGCACCTCGTACAGCTGCGCCGCCTCGCCCATGGTTTGTGAATACTGCGGATCGAACAGGCGTGGCTGCGCGGTGCGGGTGTAGATAGTGGCGGCAATGGACTTCTGCCCGGCGAGCGCCAGCTTGAGCGAACGCTCGTAAGCGGCAAGCGCTTCATCGTTGCGCTGCAGTCGCGCCAGGATGCGTCCGTGCAGGCGTTGCGCATCGAGCAGGTTGGGATCGGCGGCGAGAGAACTTTCCACCAAGCCTTTCGCCTCCTCCCAGTTCTCCTGCTGCGCCGCCACCGACGCCAGACCGAGGGTGGCGTACGGGTCTTCCGCATCGAGTTGCAGCGCCGCTCGAAATTCGCGCTCCGCTGCTTGCCAATCGCGGCTCTCCAGGTGTACGAAGCCCGCGCTGCTGAAGGGTGTGCGATACGACGGATCCAAGCGGCAGGCGTTCCGATAGAGCGCTTGCGCCTCTTCGCCTTGACCGGCAAGACGCGCCAACCGGTAAAGCGGTGCCGCTGACTTCGGCAGGCGCTGTGCCGCTTCGGTGAATCGCGACTTCGCGAGTGCCGGATCGCCCCGAGTTTCTGCCTCTGCTCCTTCGCGGATCAGCCGCATGGCCCTGATTTCCGGCGCGTTGGGATCTTTCAGCCGCCGCAGCAGCTCCTCGCCGAGATACTTCCACGGCAACGGTGTGTACCCGCCCTCGACGGAATGGACCACGGTCACCAGGTCGGAACGCACGCGGCACGCCGCCAGCCGCGCCAGAAGGTCTTCGGGCCAGCACCATGGCAGGTCCGCGTGCCGGTCTTGCTCCGCGGCAAGGACGCGCGGAATCACCATGAAGTCAATGTCTATGTCCAGTAACACCGGCTCCTCGATCGCCGGCAAGCGCGCCAGCGGAACGATGGTCAGCGGCTTCTCCCGCAGCGTGGTGGTGATTGCATTCTCCGTGGCGCGCACCGGCCCGGAGTCGCCCTGGTAGCCTCGGGCCAGCTCCGCAGCGCACTGCAGGAGAGGCTCGCGCCCATCCCAGGAGGGATCGGGAACAACCCAGGTCACCGCAGAAACGATGTCGTCCCGCAGCGCGGCCGAAATGAAATTGGCAATGGTGATGTCGCCTTTGGCTTCCAGTTGCAACATGTCGGCATGCGCGTCGATGTGCAGCAGCGTGCGGCGCCGCATGCCGGCATCGCGCCAGGCGTAGTACGCCGCATCGTGGTTCTCCGCCAACACCACGCATGCCACGGGCTCCACCCCAACCCGCGCGGCGGCGCAGGCGTTCATCTGCGATGGGGAATTCCTCTCAAACGATGACATGCGCGATGGGCTCAGCGTACGAGTGTATCGAAGTCGCGTTCGATCATGTCGAGCAACGCGGGAAGTTGGCTGGCATTGGCATGAGGAACAATTCGGCGGATCGGGACATTGGCCGCCAGGGCAGCGAACGTCTTGAAGTCTCGGGCGCGCGCCGCAGCGTCCGCCAGCCACGAGGCGTATGCGTTCGAGGCCAGCAGGAGCAAGCGCTGATCGCCGGCGAGTTTTTCGATGCGTGGCGCCGACTTGTCATTGACTCGATTCGCGAGCACGTAGATCGCGCCCAGCGGCAGCGGCCCGCCGGCAAAGGTGTGGCCATCGCCGCTGACATCCAGGAAGCGCTTGTTCCAGCCCGGGATGATGCGCGGCAGAGCGTCGTCGGAGCCGCACAACATGGCGACCGATTCCGGCCAGAGACAGATATTTGGATATCCGGGGTAAACGACCGCGCCGCCGGAACCGGCCTCCACGCGCAGGACATCGTCGCTGACGGCGGCAAAACCGCGGCGAGCGAGCGCAGCCGCCATGGCGGATTTGCCGGCGCCAACTTCGCCCACAAATGCCAGGGCCTGCCCACCGCGCGCGACGGCGCTGGCATGCAG carries:
- a CDS encoding tetratricopeptide repeat protein; translation: MSSFERNSPSQMNACAAARVGVEPVACVVLAENHDAAYYAWRDAGMRRRTLLHIDAHADMLQLEAKGDITIANFISAALRDDIVSAVTWVVPDPSWDGREPLLQCAAELARGYQGDSGPVRATENAITTTLREKPLTIVPLARLPAIEEPVLLDIDIDFMVIPRVLAAEQDRHADLPWCWPEDLLARLAACRVRSDLVTVVHSVEGGYTPLPWKYLGEELLRRLKDPNAPEIRAMRLIREGAEAETRGDPALAKSRFTEAAQRLPKSAAPLYRLARLAGQGEEAQALYRNACRLDPSYRTPFSSAGFVHLESRDWQAAEREFRAALQLDAEDPYATLGLASVAAQQENWEEAKGLVESSLAADPNLLDAQRLHGRILARLQRNDEALAAYERSLKLALAGQKSIAATIYTRTAQPRLFDPQYSQTMGEAAQLYEVRGDLARAVQFYRMCAAGGEARVKIRLRLARVYARQARWGKLLVQLGSAVRAASKNILQRLRRAERGSRA